From a single Rhodococcus qingshengii JCM 15477 genomic region:
- a CDS encoding Ig-like domain-containing protein: MSVSGVRRVVGGLSVFAVAAGFAVVAGVGVAGAAPVTAEFNSDGYKVTRTISNGTPSEGDVITSKTVFKRTAGVHNLYAVRDFHPACMTYVDGSATVNGSAFRVNEVATDSVRLSAGVTEWPMWGGDVKTFEFQYRVGADCARGTDLSTTVHFDGTVFVDDTTNGRGPSINVQKNVSTTAVSPVSGAQVGQPVTLSATVTGGADGDSVEFFDAGSKIGAGALANGVATLAWTPTTRGDHSITAKFADTARAVGSASAALIVNVSQADAQSSTTLAPISGAQVGKSTNLKATVSASGTGGTVTFKVGGTVLASVPVAGNGEATYAWVPTVAGAQTVEAVFSGRSGVTGSSTTANVTVAEQPAGTTSSTTDLSVVAGQVGVAQTISAQISPANAGGTVTFKDGETVIGTATVDSSGKASLSWKPATQGQRVVAAEYSGAGTVTASSDQVSVQIAAPVDGEEPGNGTGSLGSLGNIFGS, from the coding sequence ATGTCCGTGAGTGGTGTTCGTCGTGTTGTCGGTGGGTTGAGTGTTTTTGCTGTTGCTGCGGGTTTCGCGGTGGTTGCGGGTGTCGGGGTTGCTGGTGCGGCTCCGGTGACGGCGGAGTTCAATTCCGACGGGTACAAGGTGACTCGGACGATCAGTAACGGGACGCCGTCCGAGGGTGATGTGATCACGTCGAAGACGGTGTTCAAGCGAACTGCTGGGGTTCACAATCTGTATGCGGTGCGCGATTTTCATCCGGCGTGTATGACGTATGTCGATGGTTCGGCGACGGTGAACGGTAGTGCGTTCCGTGTCAACGAGGTGGCTACTGATTCTGTTCGTTTGAGTGCGGGTGTTACGGAGTGGCCGATGTGGGGTGGTGACGTCAAGACGTTCGAATTCCAGTATCGCGTCGGTGCGGATTGTGCTCGTGGTACTGATTTGTCGACGACGGTGCATTTCGACGGGACGGTGTTCGTTGACGACACGACAAATGGTCGTGGTCCGTCGATCAACGTTCAGAAGAACGTGTCGACGACCGCCGTGTCACCGGTCAGTGGCGCTCAGGTGGGGCAGCCGGTGACGCTGAGCGCGACGGTGACCGGTGGTGCCGACGGTGATTCGGTGGAGTTCTTCGACGCCGGTTCCAAGATCGGTGCGGGCGCGCTCGCCAATGGTGTTGCAACACTTGCCTGGACACCGACCACCCGTGGAGACCACTCGATCACAGCGAAGTTCGCCGACACGGCGCGTGCCGTCGGTTCCGCTTCGGCAGCGCTGATCGTGAACGTTTCGCAGGCCGATGCTCAGTCCAGTACGACGCTGGCGCCGATCTCGGGCGCGCAGGTCGGCAAGTCGACCAATCTCAAAGCGACTGTGTCCGCGTCGGGCACCGGTGGAACGGTCACGTTCAAGGTCGGCGGAACGGTGCTCGCTTCGGTGCCGGTGGCAGGCAACGGTGAAGCGACCTACGCCTGGGTTCCGACGGTTGCCGGTGCGCAGACCGTCGAGGCTGTGTTCTCCGGCAGATCCGGCGTCACTGGGTCGAGTACCACCGCGAATGTGACAGTCGCCGAACAGCCCGCCGGAACAACAAGCTCCACAACAGATCTCAGCGTAGTGGCGGGCCAGGTCGGCGTTGCCCAGACGATCTCCGCTCAAATCAGCCCCGCCAATGCGGGTGGCACAGTCACCTTCAAGGACGGCGAGACCGTCATCGGCACGGCCACGGTCGATTCATCCGGAAAGGCCAGCCTTTCGTGGAAGCCCGCAACTCAAGGGCAGCGAGTTGTCGCGGCGGAGTACTCGGGCGCCGGCACGGTGACGGCATCGTCCGATCAGGTCTCCGTCCAGATCGCCGCACCCGTCGACGGTGAAGAACCAGGCAACGGCACCGGTTCGCTCGGCAGCCTCGGCAACATCTTCGGCTCCTAG
- a CDS encoding Ig-like domain-containing protein: MSVGSARRAVAGLSVFAVAAGFAVVAGVGVAGAAPVTAEFNSDGYKVTRTISNGTPSEGDVITSKTVFKRTAAVHNLYAVRDFHPACMTYVDGSATVNGSAFRVNEVATDSVRLSAGATEWPMWGGDVKTFEFQYRVGADCARGTDLSTTVHFDGTVFVDDTTNGRGPSINVQKNISTTTLSPTSGVKLGQPVTLSATVTGGADGDSVEFFDGATKIGAGALANGVATLAWTPADVRTHSVTAKYLGNAKVASSTSSAVDVVVSEADKSTATAITGPASAVAGDSVTVEATVSPTPAGGTVQFKDGATDLGGAVPVDANGKASLTNSYAVGAHSIVAVYSGSGVYQTSTSAPHALTVAPVVVEENTTTTLVGPSTGSTGEALSFTASVSTGAAGGTVQFKEGGRDLGSPVPVDASGKATTTPTFNVAGEYSITAVFSGSGNYLGSTSNAQTVNVKAPAPTDQQTQTVLTVPADAKTGTAVGLSVTVTPTPVGGTVQFKDGSGNLGSPVPVVEGKASIMHEFASVGTHDITAVYSGAAGFLTSTSAAQSVSVTAPAAEDQETSITVSAPASAVKGAKVDLVAAVVPTLSAGTVQFMDGTTPIGGPVAVVNGKATLSHTFTELGDRRITAVFSGTDGYLGSETQAAVTVKVTAASDGGDPGNGGSSTGSLGSLENIFGS; this comes from the coding sequence ATGTCTGTAGGTTCTGCACGCCGTGCAGTTGCAGGTTTGAGTGTGTTTGCTGTTGCTGCGGGTTTCGCGGTGGTTGCGGGTGTCGGGGTTGCTGGTGCGGCTCCGGTGACGGCGGAGTTCAATTCCGACGGGTACAAGGTGACTCGGACGATCAGTAACGGGACGCCGTCCGAGGGTGATGTGATCACGTCGAAGACGGTGTTCAAGCGAACTGCCGCGGTTCACAATCTGTATGCGGTGCGCGATTTTCATCCGGCGTGTATGACGTATGTCGATGGTTCGGCGACGGTGAACGGTAGTGCGTTCCGTGTCAACGAGGTGGCTACTGATTCTGTTCGTTTGAGTGCGGGTGCTACGGAATGGCCGATGTGGGGTGGTGACGTCAAGACGTTCGAATTCCAGTATCGCGTCGGTGCGGATTGTGCTCGTGGTACTGATTTGTCGACGACGGTGCATTTCGACGGGACGGTGTTCGTTGACGACACGACGAATGGTCGTGGTCCGTCGATCAACGTTCAGAAGAACATCTCGACGACGACGCTGTCACCGACCAGTGGCGTGAAGTTGGGACAGCCGGTGACGTTGAGCGCGACGGTGACCGGTGGTGCCGACGGTGATTCGGTGGAGTTCTTCGACGGTGCCACCAAGATCGGTGCGGGCGCGCTCGCCAATGGTGTTGCAACGCTTGCCTGGACACCGGCTGACGTCCGAACCCACAGCGTGACGGCCAAGTATCTCGGTAATGCAAAGGTGGCGTCTTCCACGTCGTCAGCTGTCGACGTCGTAGTGTCCGAAGCGGACAAGAGCACTGCAACCGCGATCACCGGTCCCGCAAGTGCAGTTGCAGGTGATTCCGTGACCGTCGAGGCTACGGTGTCGCCCACTCCGGCGGGTGGCACGGTGCAGTTCAAGGACGGTGCAACCGACCTCGGCGGCGCCGTTCCCGTCGATGCCAACGGCAAGGCTTCGCTGACGAATTCCTATGCAGTCGGAGCGCATTCGATCGTGGCGGTGTACTCCGGTTCCGGTGTCTACCAGACTTCGACATCGGCGCCACATGCGCTGACAGTCGCTCCGGTGGTGGTCGAGGAGAACACAACGACTACCCTCGTCGGCCCGTCGACAGGTTCGACAGGGGAGGCCTTGTCGTTCACTGCCTCCGTCTCGACCGGTGCTGCAGGCGGAACCGTGCAGTTCAAGGAAGGTGGCAGGGATCTGGGATCCCCGGTTCCCGTGGATGCCTCAGGTAAGGCAACAACCACGCCGACCTTCAACGTGGCGGGTGAGTACAGCATCACCGCAGTGTTCTCGGGTTCGGGTAACTACTTGGGTTCGACATCGAACGCCCAGACCGTGAACGTCAAGGCGCCGGCTCCCACCGACCAGCAGACCCAGACGGTCTTGACCGTTCCGGCGGATGCAAAAACCGGTACGGCAGTTGGTCTGTCGGTAACCGTCACGCCGACGCCGGTGGGCGGCACAGTGCAGTTCAAGGACGGCTCGGGCAATCTCGGCTCGCCGGTGCCGGTCGTCGAGGGCAAGGCGTCGATCATGCACGAGTTCGCGAGCGTCGGCACGCATGACATCACGGCCGTGTACTCGGGTGCCGCGGGATTCCTCACCTCTACCTCGGCTGCTCAGTCGGTTTCGGTCACGGCTCCGGCCGCGGAGGATCAGGAAACGTCCATCACCGTGAGCGCTCCGGCGTCAGCGGTCAAGGGCGCGAAGGTCGATCTTGTTGCGGCAGTGGTACCTACGCTCAGCGCAGGAACGGTTCAGTTCATGGACGGAACCACCCCGATCGGTGGACCAGTTGCGGTGGTGAACGGTAAGGCCACGCTCTCGCACACCTTCACTGAACTCGGAGATCGCCGAATCACCGCGGTGTTCAGTGGAACTGACGGCTATCTCGGTTCCGAGACCCAGGCCGCAGTCACCGTCAAGGTGACGGCAGCGTCCGACGGCGGCGATCCGGGCAACGGCGGCAGTTCGACCGGTTCACTGGGAAGCCTGGAAAACATCTTCGGGTCCTAG
- a CDS encoding DUF2505 domain-containing protein: protein MARRIDYSARYQHSPEQVYAALADRSYWEARVEEMRKHSENHVEHFEVTDSGIDLVLHHILPRTDLPDIAQTVMKKDLVITRKESYGAFGDTVTGTYEASIPAGPGSLSGTMELFATDTGSTLRTTSEAKVFIPFIGAKLEQLMLINLVDLFRTEAQVTATWLAAR, encoded by the coding sequence ATGGCTCGCCGCATCGACTACTCCGCCCGCTATCAGCACTCCCCCGAGCAGGTCTATGCGGCGCTGGCGGACCGCTCGTACTGGGAGGCCCGTGTCGAGGAGATGCGCAAGCATTCCGAGAACCATGTGGAACATTTCGAGGTCACCGATTCCGGAATCGATCTCGTGCTCCACCACATTCTTCCGCGCACGGATTTGCCTGACATCGCTCAGACAGTGATGAAGAAGGATCTTGTCATCACTCGTAAGGAGTCGTACGGCGCCTTCGGTGACACCGTGACCGGAACGTACGAAGCGTCCATCCCGGCCGGGCCGGGGAGTTTGTCCGGCACCATGGAGTTGTTCGCGACCGATACCGGGTCCACGCTGCGAACCACGTCCGAGGCCAAGGTCTTCATACCGTTCATCGGCGCGAAGTTGGAGCAACTGATGCTCATCAACCTCGTAGATCTGTTCCGCACCGAAGCCCAGGTCACCGCGACCTGGCTCGCCGCACGCTGA
- a CDS encoding DUF2505 domain-containing protein, translated as MSRRIEHSSKYTVPAEKVHEAVTSEQYWRDRIVAVGGPGATIEELTVRDETVAVTMSQIIAAEHLPSMVSKVVNGDIVIKRSETMAPFKDGKATGTFSAHVDGVPARVEGTQVLTGDENSATLEIDGEVEVKIPFLGGKIESAIVDEVVRLIQAEQDFTREWIAK; from the coding sequence GTGAGCCGTCGCATCGAGCATTCGTCGAAGTACACAGTCCCCGCCGAGAAGGTCCATGAGGCGGTGACCTCCGAGCAGTACTGGCGCGACCGAATCGTCGCTGTCGGTGGTCCCGGCGCAACGATCGAAGAGCTGACCGTTCGCGACGAAACCGTCGCGGTCACGATGTCGCAGATCATTGCCGCAGAGCATCTCCCCAGCATGGTGTCGAAAGTCGTCAACGGCGACATCGTCATCAAGCGCAGTGAAACGATGGCGCCTTTCAAGGACGGCAAGGCCACCGGCACCTTCTCCGCCCACGTCGACGGCGTTCCCGCCCGTGTCGAGGGCACGCAGGTGCTGACAGGTGACGAGAACTCCGCCACTCTCGAGATCGACGGTGAGGTCGAGGTCAAGATCCCGTTCCTCGGCGGAAAGATCGAAAGTGCGATTGTCGACGAGGTTGTCCGGCTCATCCAGGCCGAACAGGACTTCACCCGGGAGTGGATCGCGAAGTAA
- a CDS encoding UDP-N-acetylmuramate dehydrogenase, protein MSENVDLSGLTTLRIGGPARLLAECPTTQSLIDVVTLLDREQIPTLILAGGSNLVISDSGFDGVVVRVANTTVSLDTDRVVAEAGAVWDEVVGQSVAAELGGLECLSGIPGSTGATPVQNVGAYGVEVGSRLRRVQLLDRRSGEVSWVEPSKLELGYRSSVLKHSDAAVVLAVEFDASTDGLSAPLAYRELFTALGAEEGERLPASQVREAVLGLRTGKAMVLDPYDHDTWSAGSFFTNPVVPDDKLPAVLGAITEQLGDVTVPQFPGSGGTKLSAGWLIERAGFSKGYPGEDAPARLSTKHTLALTNRGSATSADVVSLARTVRDGVEAAFGVHLEPEPVTVGCTV, encoded by the coding sequence GTGTCCGAGAACGTTGACTTGTCGGGATTGACGACGCTCCGAATCGGGGGACCGGCGCGGCTGCTCGCCGAATGTCCGACGACGCAGTCGTTGATCGACGTCGTGACGCTGCTCGATCGCGAGCAGATCCCGACGCTGATTCTCGCCGGCGGATCCAATCTCGTGATCTCCGACTCGGGATTCGACGGAGTTGTCGTTCGTGTGGCCAACACCACCGTGAGCCTCGACACGGACCGCGTCGTCGCCGAAGCGGGCGCGGTGTGGGACGAAGTAGTCGGTCAATCGGTCGCCGCGGAACTGGGTGGCCTCGAGTGCCTGTCCGGGATTCCGGGCTCGACCGGTGCGACGCCGGTGCAGAACGTCGGCGCGTACGGCGTCGAGGTGGGCTCGCGGCTCCGGCGGGTTCAATTGCTCGACCGACGCAGTGGCGAAGTGTCGTGGGTCGAACCGTCGAAACTCGAATTGGGTTACCGGTCGAGCGTCCTCAAGCATTCCGATGCAGCAGTGGTTCTCGCCGTCGAATTCGATGCGTCGACCGACGGACTGAGTGCCCCGCTCGCGTACCGCGAACTGTTCACCGCACTCGGGGCCGAAGAAGGCGAGCGGTTACCTGCGTCGCAGGTCCGCGAGGCAGTTCTGGGTCTTCGGACGGGTAAGGCGATGGTCCTCGATCCGTACGACCACGACACTTGGAGCGCGGGTTCCTTCTTCACCAACCCCGTGGTGCCGGACGACAAGCTGCCCGCTGTGCTCGGAGCAATAACCGAACAGCTCGGAGACGTCACCGTGCCGCAGTTCCCGGGCAGTGGTGGAACCAAGCTCTCGGCCGGATGGTTGATCGAACGGGCCGGATTCTCGAAGGGTTATCCCGGTGAAGATGCACCGGCCAGGCTGTCGACGAAACACACCTTGGCGTTGACCAACAGAGGGTCGGCAACGAGCGCGGATGTGGTCTCGCTCGCGCGGACAGTGCGCGACGGCGTCGAAGCCGCGTTCGGTGTGCACCTGGAACCGGAACCGGTAACTGTGGGCTGCACCGTCTGA
- a CDS encoding L,D-transpeptidase → MHELGGRRSRSRLVALVAVLLAVMVAVVGCTIGGKDGQGGAAAAEPAPVATVVSTPAPGTKDVSPVAPVSVAVTQGTLSDVSLSNAAGKAVAGQLSPDKTSFTVSEALGYGTTYSWSGSATGTDGKSVPVQGSFTTVAPESTTGATLNIADGQEVGIAAPITLQFDNSVVDKAAVEKALVVTTVPPTAGSWAWLADDNGGSRAHWRPADYWVPGTTVHLDAKLYGLNYGGGAFGDQDLTLDFTIGRSQIVKANAPSHRMQVVRDGQTIMDIPVSYGEGNEPRNVTRSGIHMVTEKYEDFMMSNPPFYENVRERWAVRISNNGEFIHANPETTGVQGSSNVTNGCINLSTSDAQEYFGTALYGDPVEVTGTSIDLSPADGDIYDWAIDLPTWKSMSALP, encoded by the coding sequence GTGCATGAGCTGGGTGGTAGGAGAAGTCGTTCGCGTCTTGTTGCGTTGGTAGCTGTATTGCTCGCTGTGATGGTGGCCGTCGTCGGCTGCACGATCGGCGGCAAGGACGGACAGGGCGGCGCGGCGGCCGCCGAACCAGCACCGGTGGCGACCGTGGTGTCGACGCCGGCGCCCGGCACCAAAGATGTCAGCCCGGTCGCCCCCGTCTCGGTAGCCGTGACCCAGGGAACGCTGTCCGACGTCAGCCTCAGCAACGCAGCCGGTAAAGCCGTTGCAGGACAATTGTCGCCTGACAAGACATCGTTCACCGTCAGTGAGGCACTCGGCTACGGCACCACGTATTCGTGGTCGGGCTCGGCAACCGGAACCGACGGTAAATCCGTGCCAGTCCAAGGGAGCTTTACGACGGTTGCCCCGGAGTCGACCACCGGCGCCACCCTCAACATCGCCGACGGCCAAGAAGTTGGCATCGCGGCACCGATCACGTTGCAGTTCGACAACTCCGTCGTCGACAAGGCGGCCGTCGAGAAGGCGCTTGTCGTGACCACCGTGCCGCCCACCGCCGGATCGTGGGCTTGGCTGGCCGACGACAACGGCGGATCGCGGGCCCATTGGCGTCCGGCCGATTACTGGGTGCCGGGCACGACTGTCCATCTGGACGCCAAGCTCTACGGCTTGAACTACGGCGGTGGCGCCTTCGGCGACCAGGATCTCACGCTCGACTTCACGATCGGTCGTAGCCAGATCGTGAAGGCGAATGCGCCCAGCCACCGCATGCAGGTGGTGCGCGACGGTCAGACGATCATGGACATTCCCGTCAGCTACGGCGAGGGAAACGAACCTCGCAACGTCACGCGCAGCGGCATTCACATGGTGACGGAGAAGTACGAAGACTTCATGATGTCCAATCCGCCGTTCTACGAGAACGTGCGTGAGCGTTGGGCCGTGCGCATCTCCAACAACGGCGAATTCATCCACGCCAATCCTGAGACCACCGGGGTGCAGGGCTCGTCGAACGTCACGAACGGTTGCATCAACCTGTCGACATCCGACGCGCAGGAATACTTCGGAACCGCCCTCTACGGTGACCCCGTCGAGGTGACCGGCACGTCGATCGACCTGTCTCCTGCGGACGGCGACATCTACGACTGGGCAATCGATCTGCCGACCTGGAAGTCGATGTCGGCACTGCCGTAA
- a CDS encoding ESX secretion-associated protein EspG: protein MTTMQWQFTGLEFQILWEAVGRDRLPYPLRFRPTAETMNELTEERRRAGAHLAWLLDDRLHHVLGALANPDARVEVSGFHGQNMSTVTRLHGVVAGDLGVLLTQLPGRTVDCGSDVVFTVVRPSAIPRMLVDHLPTCPAGSERGVSIERPKTSGRASFLSSAAGARGSEEVSRFFGRERTSIGEVTTYPGGAVDSRPTDDGITFHWYDYAGDGRYIVTADETVSARSASTEMTEAEIARNLGLVLHRVIRTG from the coding sequence ATGACCACCATGCAGTGGCAGTTCACCGGCCTCGAATTCCAGATTCTCTGGGAAGCGGTCGGACGTGACCGACTCCCGTACCCGCTGCGGTTTCGTCCGACGGCCGAAACCATGAACGAGCTGACAGAAGAGCGACGTCGAGCGGGAGCACACCTGGCTTGGTTGCTCGACGATCGGCTGCATCACGTTCTCGGTGCTCTTGCGAATCCTGATGCTCGCGTTGAGGTTTCCGGTTTTCACGGGCAGAACATGAGTACGGTGACGCGATTGCACGGCGTTGTTGCCGGCGACCTGGGGGTGCTCCTGACTCAACTGCCCGGCAGGACTGTCGACTGTGGCTCCGACGTGGTTTTCACCGTGGTACGCCCATCGGCAATTCCACGGATGCTCGTCGATCACCTGCCGACCTGCCCCGCTGGATCGGAGCGTGGTGTGAGCATCGAAAGGCCGAAAACTTCCGGTAGAGCGAGCTTCCTGAGCAGTGCCGCCGGTGCGCGCGGGAGCGAGGAAGTGAGCAGATTCTTTGGCCGAGAGCGGACCTCGATCGGTGAAGTCACCACATACCCGGGAGGAGCAGTGGACAGCAGACCGACAGACGACGGCATAACGTTCCACTGGTACGACTATGCCGGAGATGGTCGGTACATCGTCACCGCTGATGAAACCGTAAGTGCCCGTAGCGCTTCTACGGAAATGACGGAGGCCGAGATTGCACGCAATCTCGGCCTCGTCCTGCACCGGGTGATTCGCACTGGTTAG
- a CDS encoding SDR family NAD(P)-dependent oxidoreductase codes for MTISSDARIAVVTGASSGIGEATARTLAAQGFHVVIGARRVDRLEKIAEEIGGTALELDVTDEDSVDAFAAVVPRVDVLVNNAGGAKGLATVLDADLDDWRWMWETNVLGTLRVTKALLPKLIDSGDGLVVTITSVAALEAYDNGSGYTTAKHAQAVLHRTLRGELLGKPVRLTEIAPGAVETEFSLVRFEGDQDKADKVYEGITPLVAQDIAEIIGFVASRPSHVNLDQIIVKPRDQASPGRFHRTIS; via the coding sequence ATGACCATTTCTTCCGATGCCCGCATCGCCGTAGTCACCGGAGCCAGCTCCGGAATCGGTGAGGCCACCGCCCGCACCCTGGCAGCTCAGGGATTCCACGTCGTGATCGGTGCTCGCCGCGTCGATCGTCTCGAGAAGATCGCCGAGGAAATCGGTGGTACCGCTCTCGAACTCGACGTCACCGACGAGGATTCCGTCGACGCGTTCGCGGCCGTGGTCCCACGTGTCGACGTGTTGGTCAACAACGCGGGTGGTGCAAAGGGTCTGGCAACAGTCCTGGACGCCGATCTGGACGACTGGCGGTGGATGTGGGAGACCAATGTTCTGGGCACGTTGCGTGTGACGAAGGCACTGCTGCCCAAGCTGATCGATTCGGGTGACGGTCTGGTCGTGACCATCACCTCGGTGGCCGCGCTGGAGGCATACGACAACGGCTCGGGCTACACCACCGCCAAGCACGCTCAAGCCGTCCTTCATCGGACATTGCGTGGTGAACTGTTGGGCAAGCCCGTTCGACTGACCGAAATCGCGCCGGGAGCCGTCGAGACGGAGTTCTCACTCGTCCGGTTCGAGGGCGATCAGGACAAGGCCGACAAGGTGTACGAGGGAATCACACCGTTGGTGGCGCAGGACATCGCCGAGATCATCGGTTTTGTCGCGTCGCGGCCGTCACATGTGAACCTCGATCAGATCATCGTCAAGCCGAGGGATCAGGCAAGCCCCGGTCGGTTCCACCGCACCATCAGCTAG
- a CDS encoding arylsulfatase, whose translation MTSPDSAPPPHARGYEGFEGRIGRTAADSTPSWPTSTTPIPGSPNIVVVLIDDMGYSDIGPFGSEIETPTLDRLAAQGIRMTNYHTTPLCSPSRAALLTGLNPHRAGYGFVANADPGYPGLRLELADDVQTLPEILRGAGYATYAVGKWHLVRDANLAPGRSRDSWPTQRGFDRYYGSLEGLNSFYYPNQLISDNSVVDVDEYPEGYYLTDDLTDKAVGYIKDLRAHDQDKPFFLYFAHVAMHGPLQAKPADQEKYRGRYDEGWDRIRESRFASQLVQGLFPEGTQQAPRNSEPGFDVPEWDSLTPEVQSRFARYMEVYAAMVDSIDQSVGRIVDTLDELGELDNTIIVFTSDNGGTAEGGSDGTRSYFAQFAHIQDPDWVGDVPHDESLIGGPELGVHYPRGWGQTSNTPFRFYKGQSFAGGIRVPFLLSWPAGLKPEADDNGIRDQFAYVTDLTPTLLELAGIDAPSVRNGLPVKEFDGVSSASVLRSSAAPSTHTEQYTEMTGNRGYYKDGWKLLALTPADIDKPHWQLFDVRTDPTELDDLASRFPDKVRELAEAWDHSAWANTVFPLLGNTVGAVRRPEEGALSRPVRLLAGTPPLERYRSSKLIGFRDFDITVELDGYREGDAGVLVAHGDPQGGYLLYVEDGHLHLGYNAFGSYSVVDAGPLALGTERIGLSVTVVPRLRWDLHVSVDGIHAGQLLGQVQLVGMAPWTGISVGVDARGPVSWEVRRRHGPFRYSGALRAVTYTPGRIQVPRRHIESIEREAEYAAD comes from the coding sequence ATGACTTCACCGGATTCCGCCCCTCCTCCGCACGCCCGCGGATACGAAGGCTTCGAGGGTCGAATCGGCCGCACCGCAGCCGATTCGACTCCGTCGTGGCCCACCTCCACGACCCCGATTCCCGGATCACCCAACATCGTCGTGGTTCTGATCGACGACATGGGGTACAGCGACATCGGGCCGTTCGGCTCCGAGATCGAGACTCCCACCCTCGACCGCCTTGCCGCGCAGGGCATTCGGATGACCAACTATCACACGACGCCCCTCTGCTCGCCGTCGCGCGCAGCTCTTCTCACCGGCCTGAATCCGCACCGCGCCGGGTACGGTTTTGTCGCCAACGCCGATCCGGGCTACCCCGGACTGCGTCTGGAATTGGCCGACGACGTCCAGACACTCCCCGAAATCCTCCGCGGCGCGGGCTATGCGACCTATGCCGTCGGCAAGTGGCACCTCGTACGCGACGCCAACCTGGCCCCGGGACGAAGTCGTGACTCCTGGCCGACACAGCGCGGTTTCGATCGTTACTACGGCTCACTCGAAGGCCTCAACTCCTTCTACTATCCCAATCAACTGATCTCCGACAATTCTGTGGTCGACGTGGACGAGTACCCCGAGGGCTACTACCTCACCGACGATCTGACCGACAAAGCGGTCGGGTACATCAAGGACCTCCGCGCCCACGATCAGGACAAGCCGTTTTTCCTCTACTTCGCACACGTCGCCATGCACGGACCGTTGCAGGCCAAGCCTGCCGACCAGGAAAAATACCGCGGCCGCTACGACGAAGGGTGGGATCGAATCCGCGAGTCGCGGTTCGCCTCTCAGCTCGTGCAAGGCCTCTTTCCGGAAGGTACGCAGCAAGCACCGCGAAACTCCGAACCCGGCTTCGACGTCCCCGAATGGGATTCACTCACGCCGGAAGTGCAGTCCAGGTTCGCCCGCTACATGGAGGTGTACGCGGCGATGGTCGACTCGATCGATCAGAGCGTCGGACGCATCGTCGACACCCTGGACGAACTCGGCGAGCTCGACAACACGATCATCGTCTTCACCTCCGACAACGGCGGCACCGCCGAGGGCGGTTCGGACGGGACCCGAAGCTACTTCGCACAGTTCGCGCATATTCAGGATCCGGACTGGGTGGGCGATGTCCCCCACGACGAATCCCTCATCGGCGGACCTGAATTGGGCGTCCACTATCCACGTGGATGGGGACAGACGTCCAACACCCCGTTCCGGTTCTACAAAGGGCAATCCTTTGCCGGCGGGATCCGTGTTCCTTTTCTCCTGTCCTGGCCCGCTGGATTGAAACCCGAAGCAGACGACAACGGGATTCGCGACCAGTTCGCGTACGTCACCGACCTGACCCCTACGCTGCTCGAACTGGCCGGAATCGACGCACCCAGTGTGCGAAACGGGCTCCCGGTGAAAGAGTTCGACGGGGTGTCTTCCGCGTCCGTTCTGCGTTCGTCTGCCGCTCCGAGCACTCACACCGAGCAGTACACCGAGATGACCGGCAACCGTGGCTACTACAAGGACGGCTGGAAACTGCTGGCTCTCACCCCGGCGGACATCGACAAACCGCACTGGCAGTTGTTCGACGTCCGCACCGACCCGACCGAGCTCGACGACCTGGCATCACGGTTTCCCGACAAGGTTCGCGAACTCGCCGAGGCCTGGGACCACTCGGCGTGGGCGAACACCGTGTTTCCTCTACTCGGCAATACCGTCGGCGCGGTTCGCCGTCCGGAGGAAGGAGCACTCTCACGCCCGGTGCGACTACTTGCCGGAACGCCCCCGCTGGAGCGCTACCGCTCATCCAAGCTGATCGGGTTCCGCGACTTCGACATCACGGTCGAACTCGACGGTTACCGCGAAGGTGACGCCGGTGTCCTTGTCGCCCATGGCGATCCGCAGGGTGGGTACCTTCTCTACGTCGAGGACGGGCATCTGCATCTCGGGTACAACGCGTTCGGTTCCTACTCCGTTGTCGACGCCGGACCGCTGGCGCTCGGCACCGAACGCATCGGGCTGTCGGTGACGGTGGTACCGCGGTTGCGTTGGGATCTCCACGTCAGCGTCGACGGCATTCACGCGGGCCAGCTGCTCGGGCAAGTACAACTGGTGGGAATGGCGCCGTGGACCGGTATCTCGGTCGGTGTCGACGCCAGGGGACCTGTGTCGTGGGAGGTACGACGACGCCATGGTCCCTTCCGGTACAGCGGCGCGCTGCGCGCCGTCACCTACACACCCGGCCGGATACAAGTACCGCGTCGTCACATCGAATCCATCGAACGGGAAGCAGAGTATGCCGCCGACTAG